The following DNA comes from Tachypleus tridentatus isolate NWPU-2018 chromosome 9, ASM421037v1, whole genome shotgun sequence.
ATAGTGCGCTTCAGAATCCAATTCTTTTACGATAGTTTCCTCTTCAAAACCagagaaaacagtttttttttgctGTCATGTCGCCATGGATTAATAATTGGAAATTTCAAAAGTTGTCTTATTTCAACTTCTTGTGGGCAGCAAAGTTCCTTTGGTTCACTGGAAGTTAAATCTATCAAACTAGGGGGCCCTTCCTCTCTAAGTGTATCCTCAGGAAAATCTGGAACCTCTGCAGCAGGATCAAGGTCTCCATCAGTTGgaacaaaatacatttcttcCATAGACTCTGTTGTCAAGTCTTTATAACCATGATCAGAATGGATTACTAGCGAGGGATTAATGTTGTTAGAAATCACTCCTGCCTTTCTCCAGTCTTGAATTCTCTCTTCAATTCCAAGCATACCCATTTCATTCTCTTCTCTTCTCTGCTTTGTGGTTTTCAGTAAAGATCCAAAGAGCTCTTGGTTCTCCCAGTTTAATCTTTTGATAACATCACTGGCACTCTTTGTTTCCAGGGGCTTTTTCCCTACCTTTGTAACAGTGGCTTTAACaacaacttttttctttgtaGACTTAAACCTACTAAAACTTGTATATGGATGTATTTTAGAATACCCAAATAACCTAACAAACATTTTTTGGCACTGTTCACACATAATCTCCATCTCTGTATGAAGAAGGATTAATACACACACATCTTTAACTCATATTCTATATGCAACATGGAAGATGGAATAATCCTGTggggaaaaaaaaataattagaaagtttgttaaatacataaataaagcaTCTCATACCATCTAAGTTCACAAacagttttttaataattaagtttcagttataaataaaacatccaatTAGACATCTTGGTTGTATACTagatacaaataatattataaaaattgctTGTAAAATTTTCACAAATGTCCTTTGATATCTTAATAATTTAAGACATACGAAAACACTTTTccctaaagaaaaacaaaactaaaggtTTTTGAAATCTTATTTCGATAAATAAGATATCATTGAATTACTTAGTTACAACTCATGCAAAACTGAATAGCGATGAGCATTACTATCAGTCTTCATCGACTATTACGAAATCATTAAATGCAATTCATTCACCCGAGAGATTGTATTGTATCTAAGGTCATGAACTTTAGGCTTCATCATGTTATGAACTGTGGTCCACAGTTACGAAATATATTTTGTACGATTGTTATTACTATAATGGCCGTAACAGTCTTAATGTTGTAGTAGGCTTAGTACTATTATATATTCTCATCTTGATATTTTTACCAGAATTTTTCTTTCGGTATTACAAATTCAGGTAATATACTCCCATAAATACAATTACTGTTTTAGGGTCATTCAATTTTACTGCGACAGGTTTAGGCCTACTTTTAATTTCGTTCCATAAAACGACCTTAATTAAATGAATAGAGCACATTACAATTATCAACAAATACAATGTTCTTTTACAAATCCTTCTGAAGAATAACtttaagacattagtattaggtctAGTTCCATAAATTCTTATGACAAATGTAATTAATTCTACCACATTTAACCACTACTGTTGTAACATATACCTTTTATTTCAAAACTCGCAGTCGCAAACTCATATCCTTACgcgtttatatattttataatattgacgtcaaaataatgttttataaactgaCTAAATAAGGGTGTGATACAATAATCATTTTTTAAATCCTGTAAGCAGATGATTCTAAAATGAAGTATAATTTTGTATACTAACAGATActgcataatatttaaaatagctCTCACGTTTTTTTTCTAATACTAGAAACCAGCATGATGGGGTGGGTGAATGTAAGGCATGGCGAAATTGTAGCAGACATGAGTAGCGAACAACATTCTTTATGTTGTAGATTAGATGCGAATAACATGAATTCATGAGTTTAAGATGAAAGAAGTTTATTATAGTGGGCTTAGAATAttctaaatgtatatattttttgtttattttggttgatttgaatttcgcacataccCATAATAGCGCTGCCATCtacactaatttaacagtgatcgATCGACTAAAGGAGAAACATCCAGtcaatgccaactcttggactacgcttTCACTGATGAATAGTTTATAACACCCTAACAGAAGAAACGGTGAATATTTTTAGTGTGACAGCGATTCGATCCAGCGACACGCAAATTGCGAATCTCGCATCCTAACCATCAAAATATTCAAGACGTAACttgatatcagaaaaaaaaaaaaacacactgaaGGTTTGGAGAAACACCAAGAGTAATGAAGGAATATTAATACAGATGAGCCAGTTAGTGAGCCATCTCgactgttccatcctctaaactgcATCAAGATAACCAAAAAATCTTAaagtcagcccttatcattcatatacctgtcgagctttttcttaaactcacttctATTTACTGCCTCTGTAACATCCGAAGGTCAATCACCCTATTCGAAGAATGAAACTGTGttagttgaagatgactcctactctGCCAAAATGTGTACTTGTGTCCCGAgttctactgttctcactgttaaatatgaaaaaaacagatgatgcatcaacattatcaattcctttacaatattaaacaccttAATAAAATTCCCCCTAACTCtcatttttcaagagaaaacaacaaaaaaatttgaaagattttgacctctcctcatatgacaatctTTCCATCCTAAGCACCATATTAGTAACCgttctctgaatcctttccaacaattcaatgtcttacCTAAAggagcctggcatggccgggtggttaaggtactcgtctCTTAatttgaggatcacgggttcgaatccccgtcacaccaaacatgttcgccctttcagcaatagggctttataaagtgacggtcaatcccactattcgttggtagaagggtagcccaagagttggcggtgggtggtgattactagctgctttccctctattcttacgctgcaaaattaggggcggctagcgcagatagtcctcgtgtagctttgtgtgaaattcaaaacaaaccaaacttatctaaagtaagaagcccaagactaaACGTGACCTAACCAGTGGcctttacaatgaaattatagcctctttaaacttgtattcattatttctgtaaatacaacctaataTATTATTTGGTATACCATTAGCAACAActcactgcttggatggctttagagactaatCGACTTCTACATCAAGACACATTTCCTTCATAACATTGTTAGGGTTATTCACATCCAAATTTTagttattattcaaattttgataATCCACATACaatatattgcatttattataattaaaactattatgatatttatttgcCCTACTAAATGAATGATCTTAATCATTTTGTTAAGCAGCAGCACCCTCTTTACAGCTAGCAACATCCAATACCTTAATATCTTAAGTAAACAGAATTAATTTATTGGctattccttcatctgtgtcattgatgCAAATGAAAAGAGCAAAGATCGTAAGACTGACCCCTGAAGTACATCACTTGTAACGTTAAGTCATTTTGACTGAATTCCATCTGTAACAACTATCTGCTTTCTTCCACCCAACATCTGTTCTATCATACATcattttttttacacatatagAGATAagttttacaagccttttatgtggcaccttgtaaaatgatttctgaaaatccagattcatcaaatctacacctttactcttaattacataaacagtaaccttttcaaagaatgtcaaaagatttccctttattaaaattatgacAATCCAATGAAAttctacattttattaaattacttttaaccgagtttctaaaacttttcccacaactaatgtaAGAATAATTGGTCGATAATTACTGAGAGAATTTTTATCAACTCCCTTCAAAAGAGAAGTTACCTCTGGCATCTTCCGACGATTCAAGggctaataaaaataatagtatgtggctcacatatccaatctttaacctccttcaaaaccctgAGGAGATATTATTTTATCCACGATCCTTAtcatttttgaaaataacttttatttttttttaatcagtttagaatttattaattattaaatattatttattaatttattaattaatttagaattCAATAATCTTGTTTGATCTCGTTTCCAGTTATGAACTATTCAAGGTTGGAATATGCTTAAATGGTCATTAGTAAATActgaagtataaaaacaaaacaaaatttaataacccagccatctaATAATCATCACATACTAGCTTTTCTTTATCATTTCTCAAGAATTCTGCcccaattttaaaaaattgtttaccCATAATGCAATTATataaatctttactgttaatttttacgttttcagccaaccttttttTCATTCGTCTTTTTTTATGTCTGTTTCACCAACATTCTTGGTCATCGATAATCTCTAATATCAGTTAGTTTTGAGTAGAGTTAAGAAGATTGAAAGTTATCTTCTAGCTTATAGAATGAATCAGTGTGTGTGAGTTTATGTATTAGGATTTTGTGTTAGCATTCCTATATACTGAGATGCTTTGTATATAGATTAGTTGATTTTTACGCTACTAATAGAGAAATTAGAGTGATATGTTTTTAGACCGACACTGTTTCATCATAACGAGAAAAGAAGGCTTGCTAAAGTGCCAAGGACGAATTTAGCTGATATGCTATCATTTACGTAAAATACATAGACCTTCAGTT
Coding sequences within:
- the LOC143226607 gene encoding LOW QUALITY PROTEIN: mitochondrial genome maintenance exonuclease 1-like (The sequence of the model RefSeq protein was modified relative to this genomic sequence to represent the inferred CDS: deleted 2 bases in 1 codon) produces the protein MEIMCEQCQKMFVRLFGYSKIHPYTSFSRFKSTKKKVVVKATVTKVGKKPLETKSASDVIKRLNWENQELFGSLLKTTKQRREENEMGMLGIEERIQDWRKAGVISNNINPSLVIHSDHGYKDLTTESMEEMYFVPTDGDLDPAAEVPDFPEDTLREEGPPSLIDLTSSEPKELCCPQEVEIRQLLKFPIINPWRHDSKKTVFSGFEEETIVKELDSEAHYPSVTKILRKTMPAASVIALERWKKKMVAELGEEGFQTYQQEILDNGASLHQSIVSLLEGIPPSKVTVALSNAGHWRSLQTIFPHVREVELLEKPVIHPYLRYRGVVDCVAKYRNQLVVVDWKTSKKLKPTLATTFDSPVQAAAYVGALNFDTNYRLQVDGAVVVIAYESGEPCHIHHITPDKCLRYWKDWLHRLKQFWEIVHEEKRLIKS